The sequence below is a genomic window from Candidatus Zixiibacteriota bacterium.
ACTCATCCCGCTGGTGCGCGGGGCTATCACAATCTGCCCCGGTGCCGGGGGTGGACCGGTGTATCATGCCCGGTCGATTCGCGATCTGCCCGGAGTGCCTGACGGCGCTGTTTTGGTCGCACCGCACACATTCCCCGGGCTGGTAACTGTCATGCAGAAGGTAAGCGCCATCGTCACCGAGACCGGCGGCGTGGCGAATCACATGGCGACTATCGCCCGTGAGTACCAGATCCCGGCGCTCTCCGGCGTAGTGCATGCCCTGGAGTCGCTTCGCCCGGGTCAGGCGGTGACAGTCGATGCCACCAAGGGAATGATCTATGACGGCTACCAGGAACGACTGGTGACACTTCGCCGTCCCCCGCGGCCCGGCGCCAACCTCGCCGCGCTATGCACGCTTAACGGTGTTTTGAAACTGATATCGCCGCTCGGCCTGGTGCATCCCGGTGATGACAGCTTTGCGATTGAAAACTGCCGAACGCTTCACGATCTAACCCGTTTCTGCCACCAGCGCGCCATGGAGGAGATGTTTTACGGCGGTCTCAGTGTCCCGGAGAAGGAGCGAGTCAGCGTGCGGCTGCAGACAAGCATCCCCCTGCAGGTGAATGTCATCTATATCGATCAGATCCTGTCCGACCGGCTGCGCGAGGAGGGAATTGACGAGAACAGTATCGACTCGGCCCCGATGCAACATTTCTGGTCCGGGGTGCGCCACGAGGGCTGGCCGGCGCGGCCGCTTCCGAGGGACTTCGAGAGGTTTCGTGTGTTTGGCACGTCGATGCAGCACGATTCACCAAACAGCTTCAGCGAGGCGAGTTTTGCCATCCTGAGCCGTGAGTACATGATTGTCGGGCTTCGCATGGGTTACCACTTTACAACTGTCGAGGCGATGTGTACCGAGGATTCGCAGAAGAACTATATCCGCATGCAGTACACGGAGGGCGGCGCGACACCTGAGCGGCGGGAACGCCGCATAAATCTCATCAAGCAGGTGCTCGGACGGCTCGGTTTCGAACATCAGGCGAAAGGTGACTTCCTCGATACGCGGCAGACCGGGCTGTCACACAGGCAAACGTGCGAGAATCTGTTCAGGCTTGGCCAACTCACCATGCTGACAAAGCAGCTTGATATGGCGCTGACCAATGACAAAGTCGCCCGGTGGCATGGTGTTCAGATTATGAAGAAGCTAGGTCTCGAATGATGCAGCTTCCTTTGCGCCAATCTAATCGGGCTTTGGCGAGGAGGATGCTCAAACTTGACAGCCATGGCCGGTTTCCGGATACTGGACCATGGCCGCGCCGTTCTCTTGCAGGCCTGCACAACTGAGGCTATCTGTAGACGCTGGAAGAAAGGACCTCAGATGGAAAACGTTAGAGCTAGAGATGTTCTGATTCCTTTGGAGAAATACCCCCACCTGCCGTATTGGTTTACACTCAAACAGGCGATCGCCGAAATGGAGGGGGCGCAGCTCGAGATCGACGGACGCGTTTCACTGCCGCGCATGTTGCTGGTATTCGACGAAAAATACCAACTCATGGGCATGGCCCGCCGCCGCGATATCCTTAAGGGGTTGGAACCGAAGTTTCTGAGAGAAAAACCGCTCCAGTATCGGAAGAAGCTGTGGGATGTGCAGGTCGATCCGGAGTTATCCGAGCTCTCTTACGGCAAGGTGGTCGAGGCGGTGATCAAACTCGCCGAGGAAACGCCGATCAGCGAGGTCATGCTGCCGATCGAGGTGACTGTCGATTACGAAGACCACATCGTGCGGGTCATCTATGAGATGAACAAGCACAACCTGAGCCTGCTGCCCGTGCTAAGAGACAACAAGGTCGTGGGGGTGGTACGGTCGGTCGACGTGTTCCATGTCGTAGCCAAGGTAGTTCTGGCTTGATCGGCCACAGGTGCCGGTGCGCACTCGGAGCATCAGCATGAGCGATCTACTCCGCCACCACACCGACCATTCGGGTCCCCGACTGCCCAGGCAGCCGGAGGTTGTGGTTCTGGCCGAGGCGGCGCCACGAGTCAATTGGCGGCGGATCGGTTTTCTCGTACTGGGGGTAGCGCTCTTTCTTGTCATCTATCTGATGCCGCCCTTTCCCGATGCTCCTGATCCCCTGGGAGAAATAGTCTCCCTGTCGCCTCAAGGTCAGGCGGCGCTGGCGCTGTTCTTTCTGGCGACAGTGTGGTGGGTTTTTGAAGTGGTGCCGATCGGGGTTACAGGAATTCTGGTTGGCGTACTGCAGGTGCTTCTTTTGATTCGCCCGGCTCGCGACGCTTTCGGTGATTTTTTCCATCCGGCGATTTGGTTCATAATCGGCTCAGTAGTATTCGGTCTATCGTTCACCCGTACCGGTCTGACCAAACGGCTGGCTTACAAGGTGCTCACGCTCGCCGGCGAGCGTACGAGCATGATCCTGCTCAGCTGTTTCCTCATGACCGCGGCGCTGTGCCATGTCATGGCGCACACCGCGGTGGCGGCATCGCTGTTTCCTCTGTTCATGGCGATTTACGGACTGTACACCGACGAAACCAGGCCGACCCGGTTCGGTAAGGCCCTGTTTATCGGTGTGGCCTATGTTGCCGGAGCGGCGAGCATTGTCACCCTGCTCGGTTCGGCGCGCGCGCCGCTGGCGGTTGGTATGTTCCGGGAGATGGCCGCCGCCGACGTGACGTTCTACCAGTTCACGTGGTATCTGGCTCCGCTGGGATGGATCATGGTAGCCGCTCTCTGGTTATTCTTCATGATTTTTTTCAGACCCGAGCAGAAGACGATTGCCGGTCTGAGCGGGCGGATGAATTCGCTCTACGCCAAACTCGGCCCCTTCTCCCGCGCGGAAACCGTCACCATAACTATAGTTGGGCTGACGATTGCGATTATGAGTCTCGGGTTCGCGATTCCGTTTCTCGGGTCATTTGATAAGAGCGCCGTGGTCATGGCCGGGGCGGTGCTGCTGTTTGTGTTCCGCGTGCTCGATCTCGAGGATCTGGAGAAGGTTCCCTGGAATATCGTCCTGCTCTTTGGCGGCGGTATGAGCCTCGGTTTATGCCTCTGGCAGACCGGCGCAGCACACTGGGTGGCTGTCAACCTGCTCCGGTTATTCGATCAATTTCCCTGGCTCGTTTCGGTTTTAGGCATGGCCCTGCTGGTTCTCGTGCTTACCAACTTCATCATAAACGTGGCGGTGATCGCGCTCTGCCTGCCGGTCGGCGTGGCGCTCTGCCCGTACCTGGGTGTCACGGCGGAAATCGTGATGTTTGCCATGCTCGTCACCTCGGGGATGCCGTTCCTGATGCTTATCGGGGCCGCGCCGAACGCGATAGCGTACGAGAGCCGGCAGTTCTCGGCCGGGCAGTTCTTCAAGGCCGGCCTTCCGATCAGCGTGCTGGTGATGCTGATCCTGGCGATGTTCGTTCGATACATCTGGCCGGCGATGGGGATGGGGTAGGGCGGCGGCTGACCGGATCCGCGCCTTATTTCGCTGTCGCACAGCAAGCTGACTTCAACCTTCGCCAAGTGAGTGGAAAATAGGTATTGACAGGGTAGAGCGAATCCCCTATCGTCCCTGCGTTGGTCTTGGTTGTTCGGGGCACTTTCAACTGGGACTGCCGCCGCCTCCACACCTAAGGCTTGGTCACGAACACGAGTAATCATCGACCGGGGTTATATGCGTTACCGCCATAGCGTGACAGCACACTGGGCCGGCCTCATCAGTCTGATAATAATGCCGGCCGTGACTGCCCAGGCCCAGCCGGACTGGCTTAAAGAAGCCGCCCGCCAGACGTCCACAGCCGCGCCGCACAAAGATGCGCCCACTCTTGTGATCCATCATTCCCGGGAGGCCAAAGTCGACCCGGCGGGCGGTGTCACGATATCTGTCTGTTGGGCCGCGCGAATATTGAAGGTGGCGGGTGCCGAAGCCTCAGCTTTTGCCGAGCATGTAACCACGACTCGAAAGGTGAAGGACCTGAAGGGGTGGTTGATCGGGTCCGACGGCAAGAAGAGCTCTCTTGACAAATCTCGGGCGGTCGAAGTTGATGCTGATCGCGCCTCCGGGCATTATGACGATAATCGCAGGTTGATTGCAAGGTTTCCCGAAGTCAAGCCGGGCGACATCGTAGCGTACGAGTATACGATCGAAGACAAGGACCCCCTGGCAGGGTATCACGAGGGGTTCGTTTTCCAAGTGTCGGATCCGGTGGCCTTTGCCCGGTTCTCGGTGCAGGTGCCGCCCGATTGGCAGGTTCAGATGTCCTCGCACCACCTGGAACCGGCTCAGTATCGGCATCAGGGCGGTCTGCACGAATGGACAGTGCGCGACCTGGCATATCGCCCCGATGAACCCTATATGCCGCCCTGGACAGAGTTGAGCCGCACACTTAGGGTCGCCTGCTTCAACTCCAAGGCTACTGATCAGCGCGGATTTGCCGACTGGCGCGCGGCGGCAACCTGGGCGCGCCGTCATCAGGATACTGCCTGTGTGGACACCGATGCGGTCGGGGCGACGGTCGATCAGTTATGTGGGCATCTGGCCTCGCCGCACGCAAAACTTCGCGCCATAGCTGATTTCGCGAGAGACCAGATCCGTTATGTCGCCGTTGAGATCGGCATCGGCCGGTTTCGTCCGAGAGCGGCCGGCACCACACTGGCCAACCGGTACGGCGACTGCAAGGACAAAGTCGCCCTTATGCGGGCGATGCTCACCAGGGCGGGGATAAATTCGGCCGCAGCTCTGGCTTCGGTGCAGGACAGAGTTGACCCAGGACTCTCTTCGCCGTTTCAGTTCGACCATGCTATTGTCGCAATCCCGATTGAAGCCGTGGCTGATCTTCCGCCCTTCCCGGAAGCGACGGTTAACGGGTGGCTTTACTTCGACCCGACGGACGAAGCGATGGCGCTGGGGCGGCTGCCGTCGCATCTGGGTGGGTCTTGCGTGCTGAAGTTGTCTCCTGACGATACGACACTGACACGGCTGCCCGATCTCGCTCCGCGCGATAACGCTCGCTGCTACCGTGCGACCGCCGAATTGAATGCAGATTTCAGCATGCGGGCCGCTGTTACGGTCGTAGACTACCGCATCCGGGCCGATGAAACCGCGCATCTGAATCACTCCGTGCCGCTCACGGAGCGTACCAAAGCCTGGCATGCGCGGTTTGCCAATGTCCTTCAGAATCCCTCCGTTACGGATTTGGCCCATGGTGCCGGCGGTGATTCGGCCTGGACCAGTTTTGTCCTCAAGGGTTCCAATGCGGCGCCCCAATCAGGTCCGTACCGCTTGCTGATCACCGACTTCTTTCACGAGGGCGAGTTTGCCGACCTGACTGCCAAAGAGCGGTTTCATCCGGTCACATTCGGAGATCCGGCCGAGATAGTGACGGACATCGTGTGGCGACTGCCGCCGGGATGGGCGCCGGCCGCCGACCCCGAAAGAATCACTGACTCATGTGCGCTGGCTTCTATCGACTGCCGTACCGAGCTCGATTCCGGAATTCACCTTGTGTCTCGGCTCACGGTTTATGGCGGTTCGATCGGGGTGGAAAAATACGAGCAGGCCAAACGAGTCAACAAGAGCTGGCGGGCTTCCCATAGAATGAGAAGTCTTCTCAGTCATGCCAATAAGTAGGCTGCGCCCTCGAATAACGGCGCCGATTACTCTTAACGAGAGGATGGCAAATATGCGATGTGGCTGGCATCTGATAGCAACTGCGGTTGCAGCTTCACTCCTGCTTCTGCCGGAGGCTGCGACAGCCCAAAGGCGAAGAGATACAACTACATTTCAGTGGGAAGCTGTCACAGAGGCTGACTGGAATGTGGGGAAGGATACGGCGTGGGCCGGAGCTCACGCCGTAATGATCTTCGAGAAGATTTCGGTGGATGAGCGCAAGTTGGCTGAAGATAGAGTGTACCGCTCACTGTACCGACGGATTAGAATTCTCGACATGAGCGGCAGGTCCCAGGCCGAGGTAGAAGCGCCCATGGAAGACGCCGAACAGCGCGTAACTCGTGTGATCGCGCGTACGGTCTTGCCAAGCGGCGAGGAAATTGCGATGACCGATAAGGATATTCATCGCGAGACAGTGCTCAAAGTCAAGGGCGCAAAATGGAAGCAGACCCGCTTTTCGATTCCGGGCGTGACGGACGACTGCATAATCGAATACCGGATAGTGTATCAAGCCGAGCGCTCCGCGGGCGGCTGGCTGATTCAGAAGGACATCCCGCTGGTGCAGGGCGAGTACAGATGGTATTACTGCGACTTCGCGAAACAGCGAAGCACTTACTATTTCGATCTACCGTTCATCTGGGTACCGCTCCGTGAGCCTGAGTATGTGTGGACTAATGTCAAGCCGAGTGCTCCTAAACGTTTCCCGGCTCCCGGCATAGAGGACAGCACCGAGATGCTTTTTACGGTGAAGAACGTTCCCGCCCGCGAGGACGAGCAGATGTCGTTGCCGGAGGATTCCAGAGTCGCTCGGCTGTTCTGTTCTTATGGCACCGGTTCACTGCCTATAGAATTCTGGTCCACCATGTCAAGCAGCATGTCTGACTGGATGAAGGATAACTTTTGCGGCAAGACAGCACGCATGAAAGCGGTGCTGGCTGCCGCGCTTCCCGATGGGGACTCCGAACAGAAGATGGCGACCGCGTACGCCTGGGTACAGGACAGTATTGTCAATACCTCCTTCGTCGATCTCCAGGAGGCGATGGAAGAGAGGGGTGTAAATAGAAGGATAAGGGAACGAACCAATGAAACGGCAGACGATGTAATCAAACGCAAGTACGGCTGGAGCGGAGTAATCGACGCGCTCTACTGTTCCATGCTCCGCGAGCTCGGCATCGACGCCCGTATCGGGTTTGTGGTTGACCGCGATGATGATATGTTTGTGCGAGATTTCAAGTGGTGGCAGTTCGACCGTTCCCTGGTCGTCGTCTTTGACAGCGCCAAAAGCACCCGTTTCTTCGCTCCCGGCTACCCCCACATGCCGTACGGCATGGTGCCGTGGTTCAACGAGGGGGTGCAGATGCTGCTCGAGGGCACACAGGGAGAATTCCTCACCGTCACGCCGGCCGGCCCGAGTGCTACATCCCAGACTTATGTTTACGATTACGTTCTCGTGCCGGGAGAGGAAACGGTCGGCAAGGTGCAGGCTCGCCTGACCGGTCACGCCGCCGGTACGATCAGAGCAACACTCTTTGATGCAGATTCGTCCGAATACAAGGAACTTCTCGATACCGCGGTTGCTAACTTGCTGCCGTCGGGAGTGAGAGATTCACTCACTTGCACCGGAGTTGAAAGGGCCGCCGATCCGATCACGGTCCATTGCGCGCTTACTTTTCCTTCCAATGAAGAGCAGGCCGGCAGGCTGTTCCTCAAGCCTCTCGATTACTTCGTTTCCCGGGACAACCCGTTTGTCGCTGCCACAAGAAAGACGCCGATTGCATTTCCGTTCGCGTACCAGCGCAACGAGGCCGCCCAGTTCACGCTGCCCGCGGGGTGGTCAATCGAGGCGCTCCCGTCGGATACCATGTTCTCCAATCGCGTCGGCAAGTGCGGCGTGCAGTTCCTTCAGCTTGGCGACAAACTGTCAGTGCAGCGCAACTTTACTCTAAACGCCCCGATGTGGAAAAAGGAGGACTACCGCGACGTGCGGGCGCTGTTCCTGGCGCGGCAGGAAATGAGTGATCGCACGGTAGTGTTGACCAGGGCGGGAGGGGCTGCGACGAACTGATTACTTCGACGAACATGACTTGTCAATTGTGGGAGCGGCGGGATATGGCCACGTGCACTATCGAGAATGCACAAAAGATCACCCATGCCACCAGACCCGTCTCGAGAAGAAACAGTACGGCGTCGCTCAGGCACGAGCCCGCATAAGTCTCCGCACAGAGAGTCGTCGGCCATTTCAATCCTGCAATGAGACTAAACATGACCCGTCTCCTTTAATCGGCGGTTGAAACAATTTCGCATTCGCGCCCACTTCGGCCGTGGCGAAATAGTAGCTGTCCTCGATCTTCTCCGTGCCGCCGCAACGGCGATTAATCTCGCGCATGTCGACAACATTGACCGAGCTGAACCCAAGCCCCGGCAGCAGATCGCGCATGGTCTTCGGATCGCACCCGAACGTCAGCGGCTCGTTGATCGACGCACACAGCTTGAGCAGCTGGCGGTTGCCCTTGTAATCGGTGGCGTCGTCGATCAATTCGGGCGGAATGAAATCGAAAATCACCCGGTTACCGGGGCGAAACTCCGCCAGGCGGCCGAGCGTCTCGCACACGATGTCTTTGTTCAGAAAGAGCGTGACTCCTTCCCAGATGAACAATGTCCGTTTGAGCCGGTCGTAACCCGCGCCTATCAACTTCTGGGAGATCGAGTCCTGCGAGAAGTCAATCGAGACATACTTCACGTTTTGCGGCAACTTGCCCAGCATCCGGCGGGTGAGCGCTTTTTTGATCGCCTGAGTCGAGGCAAGATCGAGTTCGTACACCTGTATAGCGCGGAACTCCGGGACGCGAAGATAGCGGCTGTCGTAGCCGGCGCCGAGCAGGACCACCTGCTCGAACCCTTCGGCCAGACATTGCCGCGCGTAGTCATCGAAATACCGAGCCCGAAGCACGATACCTTTGCGGATCGACGGGTTTATGCGCGCCATGGCGGCGACCATTTGGCGGCCGATCGCGCCGGCGTAGTACGGGGCGTACGGATCTTCGATAACGCGCTGTTCCGGAGGCAACGAGTACTCATACGCCTTTGCTCCTGCCGACCAGCGGGCGAATAAGAAACCTGACGGCTTCTCGATAGTTTTGCTGTAGATCGCTTTCATATCTTTCTGCTTTCAATCAGTATTTTCTGTCGAATACCGGTTTGATAATGCCGCGCCCGAGCAGGATGGGATAAACCAGCAGTTGGACGAGTATATTAGCCAGCATCAGCCAGTAGATCACGGCGGGTGCGTCTTCCAGCAGGATGAAAACCGGCACAAAGAAGATGGCCG
It includes:
- a CDS encoding CBS domain-containing protein, which produces MENVRARDVLIPLEKYPHLPYWFTLKQAIAEMEGAQLEIDGRVSLPRMLLVFDEKYQLMGMARRRDILKGLEPKFLREKPLQYRKKLWDVQVDPELSELSYGKVVEAVIKLAEETPISEVMLPIEVTVDYEDHIVRVIYEMNKHNLSLLPVLRDNKVVGVVRSVDVFHVVAKVVLA
- a CDS encoding SLC13 family permease, with product MSDLLRHHTDHSGPRLPRQPEVVVLAEAAPRVNWRRIGFLVLGVALFLVIYLMPPFPDAPDPLGEIVSLSPQGQAALALFFLATVWWVFEVVPIGVTGILVGVLQVLLLIRPARDAFGDFFHPAIWFIIGSVVFGLSFTRTGLTKRLAYKVLTLAGERTSMILLSCFLMTAALCHVMAHTAVAASLFPLFMAIYGLYTDETRPTRFGKALFIGVAYVAGAASIVTLLGSARAPLAVGMFREMAAADVTFYQFTWYLAPLGWIMVAALWLFFMIFFRPEQKTIAGLSGRMNSLYAKLGPFSRAETVTITIVGLTIAIMSLGFAIPFLGSFDKSAVVMAGAVLLFVFRVLDLEDLEKVPWNIVLLFGGGMSLGLCLWQTGAAHWVAVNLLRLFDQFPWLVSVLGMALLVLVLTNFIINVAVIALCLPVGVALCPYLGVTAEIVMFAMLVTSGMPFLMLIGAAPNAIAYESRQFSAGQFFKAGLPISVLVMLILAMFVRYIWPAMGMG
- a CDS encoding DUF3857 and transglutaminase domain-containing protein encodes the protein MPAVTAQAQPDWLKEAARQTSTAAPHKDAPTLVIHHSREAKVDPAGGVTISVCWAARILKVAGAEASAFAEHVTTTRKVKDLKGWLIGSDGKKSSLDKSRAVEVDADRASGHYDDNRRLIARFPEVKPGDIVAYEYTIEDKDPLAGYHEGFVFQVSDPVAFARFSVQVPPDWQVQMSSHHLEPAQYRHQGGLHEWTVRDLAYRPDEPYMPPWTELSRTLRVACFNSKATDQRGFADWRAAATWARRHQDTACVDTDAVGATVDQLCGHLASPHAKLRAIADFARDQIRYVAVEIGIGRFRPRAAGTTLANRYGDCKDKVALMRAMLTRAGINSAAALASVQDRVDPGLSSPFQFDHAIVAIPIEAVADLPPFPEATVNGWLYFDPTDEAMALGRLPSHLGGSCVLKLSPDDTTLTRLPDLAPRDNARCYRATAELNADFSMRAAVTVVDYRIRADETAHLNHSVPLTERTKAWHARFANVLQNPSVTDLAHGAGGDSAWTSFVLKGSNAAPQSGPYRLLITDFFHEGEFADLTAKERFHPVTFGDPAEIVTDIVWRLPPGWAPAADPERITDSCALASIDCRTELDSGIHLVSRLTVYGGSIGVEKYEQAKRVNKSWRASHRMRSLLSHANK
- a CDS encoding DUF3858 domain-containing protein, whose protein sequence is MRCGWHLIATAVAASLLLLPEAATAQRRRDTTTFQWEAVTEADWNVGKDTAWAGAHAVMIFEKISVDERKLAEDRVYRSLYRRIRILDMSGRSQAEVEAPMEDAEQRVTRVIARTVLPSGEEIAMTDKDIHRETVLKVKGAKWKQTRFSIPGVTDDCIIEYRIVYQAERSAGGWLIQKDIPLVQGEYRWYYCDFAKQRSTYYFDLPFIWVPLREPEYVWTNVKPSAPKRFPAPGIEDSTEMLFTVKNVPAREDEQMSLPEDSRVARLFCSYGTGSLPIEFWSTMSSSMSDWMKDNFCGKTARMKAVLAAALPDGDSEQKMATAYAWVQDSIVNTSFVDLQEAMEERGVNRRIRERTNETADDVIKRKYGWSGVIDALYCSMLRELGIDARIGFVVDRDDDMFVRDFKWWQFDRSLVVVFDSAKSTRFFAPGYPHMPYGMVPWFNEGVQMLLEGTQGEFLTVTPAGPSATSQTYVYDYVLVPGEETVGKVQARLTGHAAGTIRATLFDADSSEYKELLDTAVANLLPSGVRDSLTCTGVERAADPITVHCALTFPSNEEQAGRLFLKPLDYFVSRDNPFVAATRKTPIAFPFAYQRNEAAQFTLPAGWSIEALPSDTMFSNRVGKCGVQFLQLGDKLSVQRNFTLNAPMWKKEDYRDVRALFLARQEMSDRTVVLTRAGGAATN
- a CDS encoding SAM-dependent methyltransferase: MKAIYSKTIEKPSGFLFARWSAGAKAYEYSLPPEQRVIEDPYAPYYAGAIGRQMVAAMARINPSIRKGIVLRARYFDDYARQCLAEGFEQVVLLGAGYDSRYLRVPEFRAIQVYELDLASTQAIKKALTRRMLGKLPQNVKYVSIDFSQDSISQKLIGAGYDRLKRTLFIWEGVTLFLNKDIVCETLGRLAEFRPGNRVIFDFIPPELIDDATDYKGNRQLLKLCASINEPLTFGCDPKTMRDLLPGLGFSSVNVVDMREINRRCGGTEKIEDSYYFATAEVGANAKLFQPPIKGDGSCLVSLQD